A window of Myxococcales bacterium genomic DNA:
CTCGTAGGGTGTCGCCAGAGGAGCGACGGCCCCTCTCCGGGGCCCGCTCCCTCCGTGAGCGCGGGGCCATCGGGGTCGGCGGCGGCGGTACCCTCGCTCCCTCCCATCGCGCTCGACGATTTGCCCTCCGCGGTGACGGATGCGAACTGCACACTTCGCGACTCGGCGAAGGCGAGCGCCGAGATCGAGGCGCTGCTCAGTGCGCTGCCCACGCCGATTCCGGAACGGTCGCGCAAGCGCTTTGGCTTCGAGTGTTGGAAAAAGCCGGTGGTCATCTTGGCTGTCGACTATGGCGACGAGGCGCTCGCGAAGCGCGCGCTCCTCCACTACGCGCACGCCTTCCTCGTGCCGGCGGATCCGAGCGCGCCGAACGCCATGCCAGCGGGGCACATCCTACGCCGTGGTTCGGTAGTCGCGATCGTCGCGGGAGAAGGGAACCCGATAAGCCTCGCTCTCCGCGAGCGGCGAGGCTTCGGAGACGGCGTGCCCGGCTACCCTCGGGGAGGTCGCGGCGGTGCGGGCAGCGCGCTGCCGTTCGTCTCCAAACCGGGCGCGTTCACGGCGGTGCGCCAGGCGCGCGAGTACGACTTTGGGTGCGGCGACAAGCTCGCCGCGACGGCGCGCGTGTGCGCGGACTTGGAGCGGTACGAGAGCGCTCGCGGGGATCGCGGGCCCGGGAGAAAGCCCGAAACCTTCGTGGGCACCTGCGTCCCAAGGCCTTGGCCCACGCCCAATCACGCGGTCGAGGAGGCGTGCTGGCTGCTCTGGTCGCCCCTCGGCGTCGACGTGGGGACGGTCCGAGGGCTAGGCGTGGGGCTCGAGGGCGTGTCGCTCGAAGGACTGCGCTCGATGGGCGCCGCGGCGCTCCCGCCCGCGAAGGCGCTCGAGCTGCGGCACGCGATCCTCGAGCGCGGGCCTGGGCGCGAGGTCGAGTACGTCGACCGCGCCGAGCGCGCGATCTCGGAGGACGGCAAGGAGACCGTCTCCGTCCGCTTCGACCCGACGGCCTTCGTCGTGGTCCGCGCGACGAACGACCGCGCGAAGAAGCCGATCTTGGTCGCCGGGTTCGCGCGCGTGGGAGGCCTCGGGCCGTAAGCTCAGCTTCGTCGAACCGACGCTGTCGAGGTGCTCCCGCGCCGCGGCGCCCAGCCTCACCTCAACGTGAACGTGTAGGTGCAGCTGTAGCTCGTGGTGGCGAACGCACCCGCGGCGGGGGGGTTGCCCTCGGTGAAGCGGTCGTTGGTGACGGCGGCGTTGTCGATCACCTCTTGGATCGGCATGGCGCAGAGGTTGAGCGACGAGGAGCGCGACGCCCACCCTCGCCGCACGCGGAACCTCCCCTCCGACACCTTCGTGAACTTCGTTGCGGTCGAGACCAGCGTCCGGGTTGGCGGCACGGTGGCGCACGAGGGCACCGTGGTCTGAGGGACGAGGAACGGCTCCGCGCAGGAGGCGCGGTACTCGGGCATCACCGTGCGCCGGGTCATGAGGCGATCGGTGCGGACGAGGCGAACGTAGTTGCCTTCGAGGAGGGTGGGCGCGCCGGGCTGCGGGTAGGCCGCGAGCGGGCACGTGAGCGCCGCGCCGTCGCACGCCGCGCCGTTCCCCACCTGGCTACACGCCGTGGGGGTCGAGGTGGTCGCGCAGCCGGCCATCGGATCGACGCGAAGCCGGAGGCTCCCCGCCCCGTCGGGCTCTTCGTGGAGCCGCGTCGTGCAGGTGGTCGTCGTCGTGTAGGCCGCCTCGCGACAGCAGCCCCCCGCCGGCCCGAGCTGGTTTATCGGGAGCATGGTGCAGGTCGCCACGACGTCGTAGAGGGCGTCGTTCTCGCACGCGTTCAGCAGGCGCGACATTCCGAGGCCGCTGTCGAGCGAGCCAGCGTCGGCGCAGGCCGCGTCCGTCGGCGCGTCCATCGGCGCGTCCTCCGCCGCGTCGGCCATCGAGTCCGCCACGCCGTCTGCGGACGCGTCTCCCGGGCTGGAGTCTACGGGCGTCGAGTCGGGGGCGAAGGTGTCGGGGGCGAAGGTATCGGGGACACTGGTGTCGGTCGCCACGGCCGTATCGGTGGCCACATCGGCGACCGTGGCGTCTGGCGGCGCCGCGTCCGACATCCCGCCCCCGGGAGGGTCGACGGTGCAGGCTGCGGCGGGCAGCAACAATCCGAGGCAGAGCGCAAACCCACGGCGCAGGCGAATGGACATCATTCATATAGATGCCGGTCCGTTCCCCGGAGTTCAAGGAAATACGAACCGCCGTCGTGCCCCATCTTCGCCTCATCGGGCCGGCGCGCTGAGCCGCGCTTCGAATCGCGAGGGCCATCACGCCCTCGTGGTCGGCGCATCCCACGCTACGGCGACGAGTACACCCATGGGAGCAAGCTAGCAGCAGCGCGCGACCCGTGTCCCCCCGCGCCGCCGTCGCGGGCCCGCCCCGGGCGCTCGCGCTCGCAGGCTCGGCGCTACTGCAGCGCGTCCCAGAAGTCGCAGTTGGGCTGGTGGAGCCCCTCCCGCACGGCGGTGGTCGTGCCGATGCCGAGCGAGTTGTCCTTTGCGGGGTCGTACTTGGGCCACGCGGTGAGGCCCGCCCCGCCCGGAGCGCCGGTCGCCGCGTGCGTGCTCCAATAGAGCATGAAGGCCCGTGAGAGGTCCTTCTCGACTTCGGAGGGGGTGTATCCGCCTACGTCGAGCTTGCCGAACATATAGGCCACGTCGACGCCGTGGAACGTGCCGAACGCCTTCAGGATGGGCGAGTTGTCGAGCGGGTGGTCGAAGTAGTAGCGGTACGCGGGGCTCCCCGCGGTGGTGAGGGCCTTCGCGATCCGACGGCTCGGGCAGATGAACTTCGCCTGGCTCGTAAGGGCCACGAACGCCGCCCACGGCGACGGGTAGCTCGCCGAAGGATACCGCGCGAGCACCGTGGGGCCGAAGGTGGCGCCGAACAGCGTCTGCACGGCCGCGCGGTACTCGGCGTCGGTGGCCGCGAACCGTAGCGGAACCGATCGAGAAGTCTCGTTGGCGTTGGCGCCGATCACGACTGGCACCTTCGCGTGTCGTCCCGAGGCGATGACGTCGAGCGGCTTCTGGTCGAGGAACGCGTTGTCGACCGTGGCGCCCCAGCCGTTGCCCGCTCCGGCGACGTTGACCGAGGTCGGATAGGCCTTCAGCAGATCGGCCCCGGCGAGCCCGCGCAAACACGCGAGCACGTCGGGGGCGGCGTCGCACTTGGCGGCGGCGACGACCGCGACCCCTTGCTCCTGCGCGTCGGCGAGGGTGCGCGCCGCGCAGCCGCCGCTCTGGATGGCCGCCGCGCTGAAGCCGACAGGGCTCTTCGCGGCGAGCAGCGAGCACACGTTGAGGCCGCCCGCGGACTCGCCGAAGACCATGAGGCGCGCCGGATCGCCGCCAAGCGCCGCGGCGTGCCGCTTCGCCCACGCGACCGCCGCGGCCAGATCTTGCAGCCCGTAATTGCCAGTCCCGCCAGTCCCGCCACCCTCGGCCGCGAGGGCCGAGTGCCCCAGGAATCCGAGCATCCCGAGCCGGTAGTTGACGGTGACGACTACGCTGTTGGTGGTCTCGGCGAGGCGCCTGCCGTCGTACACCCGGGCCCCGTCGTTCTCCTGCACTGCAGAGCCGACCTGGTTGCCTCCGCCGTGGATCCAGAAGAGGATCGGGCGGTCTTTCGCGCCGTTGGGGGTCCACACGTTGAGCTGCAGGCAGTCCTCCACGCCGGTCGAGGTGCCGTCGCCCTCTACGTTGCCTTGGAGGCACTGGGGCCCCCACGCCACGCCGTCGCGCGCGCCCGTCCAGCACGCGGGCGCCTGGGGCGCGGCCCAGCGCAGCTTGCCGACCGGCGGCGCCGCGTAGGGAATGTTCTTGTAGGCGTAGATGGGGCCGTCGAGCGCGCCGCGCACCGCGCCGTACTCCGTGTGGAGCACGCCGGGCGCGCGGGGCACGTCGCTCCCACACCCCGCGTCCACGCCCGGCGAAGCGTCGACCGGCGGGGGCGGCTCCGCGTCGCTTGGGGGGAGGCGCGGTCCCCGTGGGCACCGGGACGGCGGCGTCTGCCGGGGGCGTCGAGGGAGCGTCGGAGCCGCAGGCGCCGAGGCCCACGAGGAGGCCCGAGCCGAGGAGGAGCGAGCTGAGAGCGGCGAGGCGAAGCGAGCGCGTGCGCATGGCGGGAGCATAGCCCCTCCCAGCACCGAGCGCCGGCTCAGCCGTGCAATCTGCTAGTTGCGCGCCCGGTTCCGTGGTTGGGTGCCCGGGTGAACCTGCTCGACCAAGTGCTCCCTGCGGTGAACGCGAGCCTGAACGGCACCGCCGCCGTACTCCTCTTCCTCGCCGTGCGCGCCGTCCGTGGCCGCGACATCGCCCGCCACCGCCGCCTCATGTTGGCCGCCGTGGCGGTCTCGGCGCTCTTCCTCGCGGGGTACATCGTGTCGTTCGTGTGGGGTACGCACACGCGCTACCCCGCGCACGACTGGACCCGCGTCGTGTACTTTGCCATCTTGATAAGCCACGAGCTGATGGCGCCCTTCGTGGTGCCGCTCGTGCTGCGCATGGTCTACCTCGGGCTGAAGAACCGCACGGCCGACCACAAGCGGCTCGCACGGTACGCGCTGCCCGTGTGGGGCTACATTTCGGTGACCGGCGTGTTGATCTATCTATTTTCCCGCCACATTGGCCCGTGGCGCGCGGGGTGACAGCGGCGTCTCCCGCTCACTCCAAGCGCACGACGCCGAGCGCCTCCGCCTCGGCGAGCCAGGTCGCGTAGCGCTCGCGCGGGGGGCGCCGGTCGACGAGCATCGACGCCGGGATCTCGCCCCGCGTGACCATCGCCTCGAGCTCTGGCTGGCTCGACACGCCGACCCCGGCGCCGAGGCCCGGCGCCGCCGGGCGGGCCATGACGATCGTGGGCATTCCCGGGGGCGGCGCCTGCGGCGCTTTGTAGAACGCCGGATCGATGCACGATGAGAGATCGCGGGTGACCGCCATGCGCTGGTTCAGGGGCGCGATCCCGAATCGGGTCTTCACGGTCGACAGCACCGACACGTGCTCGAGGACCCCGGTCTCGAGGTGGCCGCGGCGCACGGTGGGGCCGATGACGAACGCCGGCACGCGGAACCCGAGGCGCTGAAACTCGGCGCGCTCGTCGGTGGCGGCGGGAGGGGGCACGTGGTCGAAGAAGCCGCCGTTCTCGTCGTAGGTAATGACGAACAGCACCTGACCCCACTGCGGACTCTCGGCGAGGGCCTTGTAGATGCTCGCGGCGAACGCCTGGCCCGCGCGGATGTCGTGGCTCGGGTGGTCGTCGTTGGAGAGGAAGTCCGGGTCGATGATGCTGAAGTGGGGCAGCTTGCCCGCGCGCGCGTCGGCGAAGAACTCCGAGATCGGTCGCACGGGGTTCGTCTGCAGGAGGCGGCCGATGAACGCGCCGGTGTACCAACCGACGCCGCTCGCCGCGTAGTTCTTCGCGGTCTTCCCTGCCGCCTTGAGCTTCTCCCACACCGTCGCGGGGCCCCCCGTGAAGTAGGGAGTGTTGTCGGTCTTGCCGCCCGACGAGGCGGCGTGGAGATAATAGCGGTTCGGCCAGGTGGGCCCGAGCACCGACGAAAACCAATGATCACAGACGGTGAAGTTGTCGGCGAGCCAATAGTAGAACGGTATCTGCGACCTGTCGTGATACCCCATGACGTCGCGCTGATCGGGCCCGGCGTGGGCCTTCACGAAGCCGTCGTTCAGGCCCCCGTTCCACTGCGCGTGCGCCGCGGTGAAGCCGTGCGGCGGATCGGCGGGCGTGAAGTTCGTGGACTTGTAGGCCGCGACGGGGGTGCCGTCGGGCGCGGGGTTGGTCTCGGTGCCCTTGAGCCCGGTGACCGTGGCGCGGTTCGGGTACCCCGCGTCGGACGAGAGCGTGCCGAGGTAGTGGTCGAAGCTGCGGTTCTCCATCATGAGGACGACGATCGCGTCGATAGTGGAGAAGAGCTCTTCGGGTGTGGGCGCGGGCGGGGGTGGGCTCGCGTCGGGCTTCGTGGAGGCGTCGGGGGTGCCTGGCGGGGGCCCGGCCTCAGGCGAGGGGCCCGTGGCGGTAGGCGTCGACGTGGCGCTCGGTTCGGCCGAGGGCGCGCCACCCGGCTCGTCCGCCGAGGAGCCACAAGCGGCCGCCATGAGACCCCCGACCCCGAGCAACACCCTGCGACGCGACAGCACTCTCATGGGCCGTCATCTTTCACTGGATCGCGCGACGCGCAAGCCCCAACCGAGCGGCGCGCCGGGGCTCGGACGTCAGCCGCCGGCTCCACGTCACCCGCGCGTGCGCAGCCAGAGGACCCAGCACGACATGCCGACAATCATTCCCCACGTCCCCGCGGTGCCGAAGAAGCGGAGGGCGTTCGGGGCGGGGCGGGGCATGCCGAGGGCGTGGGCCACGCGCGACACGAGGAGGGCGCCGCCCGCCACGTGGAGGCCCAGGCTGCCGCCGCCGCAGAGCTCGGCGAGCAGCAGCATGACCAGCGCGAGCGGGACGAACTCGGCGTTGTTGGCGTGGATGCGCACCGCGAGCAGCAGGTCGCGCGACTCGCCCGTGCCGACGCCGATGCGCTCGCGTCTGCGCCCGCTCGAGACCTGGTTGGCGAGGGCGATGTTGAGGAGGGCGTTGAGCGCGCCGTAGAGCGCCGTCACGGTGGGGATGGCCATGGCCTATCTTTGGCCAGATCGCGCGGCGAAGCGAGGGGTCGTGCGCCCAGCGGCGCCGGGTCACCCTGGGGTCACCCTGGGCTAGGGGCGCGGCGCCCCCTCTCGGCCACAAAGCTGGCCGATTCACCCCTCCGGCTTGTCCGCTCCCGGGGCCAACTACCACCACTGCGAGAATGAAGTCTCGCAGGTGTGCTAGCCGGTCGCAAAGAGCAGGGAGTGTCCCGAGCCCGCGGCCTGCCGCAAGAAGGCCTTGAAGTCCTCGAGGTCGCCCACGTAGTACGAGAAGAGCTCCTCCGGGATGGCGTTGCCATTCGCGTCGGCCACGTATTCGCGCTGGCCATCCCGGCGTAGGAGGTTGCACCACTTGAGGAGACCCTCGAAGGTCGCCCCCGCGATGTCTTTGGCCGCGAACTGGACGTCCTTGGGCGGCACTACCCACACGTCGTAGCCGGGGTGCTCCCAACAGGTCTGGTGATTGAGTCGGTCTCGTGTGCTGGGGTAACACTTGCCGATGATCCGTATCTTTCCTTCCCAAGTCTTCTCGAAGTCGTAGCGCGCGAAGGCCCACTCGTTCTCTGCGCGAAAGATCTTCTCGAGATGCCCCCGGTGAGCCCGAAGCTTCCTCATTCGTTCGGGTGGCACCGAATACGTCGTCGTCAAGACACCCATGAGTCCCCGTTCGCGGTTGTGCGGGCGCGCACCGCCCAGCGTGCGCGTCAGTGTACATGTCGGGCTCGCGGGAGGCCCGGCCGGACCAGCCTTGCGAGCCCCGCGCGAGGGGCGTACGTTCACCGCATGACCGCCCGCGTTGCCCGTCTCGCCCGCCACGCGTTCGCGCGCGCCGCGTACGTGGCGGCGCTGTGCGTGCTACTCGTGGGCGTCGTACGTGGCGGCGCCGCGTATTTCCACTGCGGCATGATGAACGCGTACCTCGCGGCGCCGTGCTGCGACGCGGGGCATGGGCACGAAGGCGAAGGCGTGGAGTCCGAGCCCGAGCAAGGCGCGGCGCTGCGTGAAGAGCCGTGCTGCAGCGGCGCGCGGCTCTCCCACCTGCCCGCGAGCGCTCCAGGCGCCGACGCCCACGCGGCCGTGGCTCCGCTCGCCGCCGAGCCCCCTGCCACGCGCCACGTCGAGGCGCCCGCCGAGCCGCTCGCCCTCGCGCCACGGTCCGTGCAGTCTGCACGCGATGGCCCGCCCTCGGCGAGTAGGCGTCGCGCGCTCCTAAACGTCTACGTTCTCTGAGCCCCTCCTCGAGAGGTCGCGAGCCCGCGCCCTCACGACGAAGCACGTCACGCGCCGCCGGCGCGTCGCTTGATCTCGCCGCCTCGAAGGAGCCTATGGATCCCACGTCCCCCCGCCGCGTCTGCGCGGCGCTGGTCGCCACGTTCGTGCTCACGTTCACCGCGCCGCCCGCATGGGCGGAGGGCGGCCTCGCGCCAGTCACGCGCGAAGGGCTCCTCGCAGAGCTCGCCCGCTCCCACCCCGAGGTGCAGGCCGCGGAGCAGCGCGCCGTCGCACTCGAGCGCGGCGCCCAGGCTCAAGGGAGCCTCCCGGCCCCCGCCGTGATGGCGCAGCTGTGGTCGGTCCCGCTCGCGAGGCCCTACGCGCTCGGCGACGCGAACATGCTCATGCTCGGCGTCGAGCAGGGGTTCCCGGCGCCCGGCTCGCTCGGCGCCAAGGAGCGGGCCGCGACCTTGCGCTCGACGGGAGAGCGCGCGAACGGCGCGGAGGTCGCGCGGCAGCGCCGGCGCGAGCTCGACCACGCCTTCGCCGACTACGTGGAGTCGACCTCGCGGCACCGCGTCCACGGGGAGCACCGAGCGCTCGCGGAGCGGACGTTGGCGCTCGCCCGCGCGCGCCACGCCGGCGGAGGCTCGCTCGTGGACGTCGCGCAGGCCGAGGTCGAGCTCGCGCGGATGCTGGCAGACGTCGTGACGGACGGCACCCGAGTCGCCGCGGGGCGCGGTCGGATCAACGCCCTGCTCGGCCGGCCTACGCTCGGCCCGCTCGGCCCGCCGCTCATCGTGGAGGCCGAGACGTCCGCGTGGGACGCGAAGACCGCGCTCGAGAAGGCCAAAGCGTACCGCCCGGTGCTCCGCGCCACCGCCGCCCAGCGCGCCGCCCTCGCGGAGGACGCGCGCGCCGCGAAGATCGAGGCGACCGTGCCGTCGTTCAAGGTGGCGGCGCTCTACTTCGCGCCGGTGGGCGAGGGGCGCCACGGCTACGGGTTCAACGCGGGCATGTCGCTCCCGTGGCTGTGGGGTGAGGCGAGCGCTCGGCGCGACGCCGCGCGCGAGGCCGCGCGGGCCGGCGAGCGCGAGGTCGCGGGTGCGATTCGCCCCGTCGAGGCTGAAGTCGCCACCGCCGAGGCGACCGTACGCGCGGCCGCGCTGCGGCTCGTGGCGCTGCGGGAACGCGCCGTCCCGGCCAGCCGTCGGGCGCTCGACGTCGCTCGGGCCGGCTACGAGGCCGGGCGAGCCGACGCCCTCGCGATGCTTTACGCGGAGCGCGTCGTGGTGGATGTCGAGACCTCGCTCGTGGAGGCGCGCGCGACGCTCGACCACGCGCTCGCCGAGCTCGACGCCGCGGTAGGCGCCGCGGTGCCGCGCCGGCGCCTCGTTGGCGCTCCAGCCGACTCCGGCGACGGAGGAGCCAGCCATGTCCGCTGAGCCCGCCCTGCGCGAGTCCGACGGCGAGCTGCCCGAGGGGCCCGAGCCTCCTCCCAGGTTTGCCCGCGCGATAGGCATTCTTCGGTGGGCGCTCGTGCTCTTCAGCGCCGCGCTCGCCGTCACGACGTGGGCGTCCTTCGGGGCCGACCGGCTCTCGCCGCGCGCGGCCGTCGCCGAGGCGCCGAAGTACCAGTGCCCGATGCACCCCGAGATCGTCTCCGCCGAGCCGGGCGAGTGCCCCATTTGCCATATGGACCTCGAGCGCATCTCCGAGGAGCGCACAGTGAGCGACGCCGCCACCTTCCACGTGCACGCGGCCGCGCCAGGCAAGGCCCTCGTGGTCCTCGATGACGGCGGGCCCCTCGCCTACTGGTGCCCGATGGACCACGAGGTGCGCTCGGCGACGCAGGGTCGCTGCCCGCTCTGCAAGATGAAGCTCGAGCCCATTCCTCCTGAGGCGGTCGCCCCGTCGCCCGCCGCTGGCGCCGAGTCGGCCCTCCCGCCGCCGGGCACGGCCGCCCTGAAGCTCTCGCTCGATCGTATCCAATCCATCGGAGTCCGAACTTCGCTCGTGGAGGAGCGCGAGCTCACCGGGGCGCTGCGCGTGACCGCGACCGTCGAGGCGCCCGACCAGGGAGCCTCGGAGGTGCACGTGCGCACGGCCGGCTTCGTGGAGGCCCTGCACGTCTCCGAGACCGGTGTCATGGTCGC
This region includes:
- a CDS encoding carboxylesterase family protein, whose protein sequence is MPRAPGVLHTEYGAVRGALDGPIYAYKNIPYAAPPVGKLRWAAPQAPACWTGARDGVAWGPQCLQGNVEGDGTSTGVEDCLQLNVWTPNGAKDRPILFWIHGGGNQVGSAVQENDGARVYDGRRLAETTNSVVVTVNYRLGMLGFLGHSALAAEGGGTGGTGNYGLQDLAAAVAWAKRHAAALGGDPARLMVFGESAGGLNVCSLLAAKSPVGFSAAAIQSGGCAARTLADAQEQGVAVVAAAKCDAAPDVLACLRGLAGADLLKAYPTSVNVAGAGNGWGATVDNAFLDQKPLDVIASGRHAKVPVVIGANANETSRSVPLRFAATDAEYRAAVQTLFGATFGPTVLARYPSASYPSPWAAFVALTSQAKFICPSRRIAKALTTAGSPAYRYYFDHPLDNSPILKAFGTFHGVDVAYMFGKLDVGGYTPSEVEKDLSRAFMLYWSTHAATGAPGGAGLTAWPKYDPAKDNSLGIGTTTAVREGLHQPNCDFWDALQ
- a CDS encoding DUF420 domain-containing protein, translated to MLDQVLPAVNASLNGTAAVLLFLAVRAVRGRDIARHRRLMLAAVAVSALFLAGYIVSFVWGTHTRYPAHDWTRVVYFAILISHELMAPFVVPLVLRMVYLGLKNRTADHKRLARYALPVWGYISVTGVLIYLFSRHIGPWRAG
- a CDS encoding alkaline phosphatase family protein, with protein sequence MRVLSRRRVLLGVGGLMAAACGSSADEPGGAPSAEPSATSTPTATGPSPEAGPPPGTPDASTKPDASPPPPAPTPEELFSTIDAIVVLMMENRSFDHYLGTLSSDAGYPNRATVTGLKGTETNPAPDGTPVAAYKSTNFTPADPPHGFTAAHAQWNGGLNDGFVKAHAGPDQRDVMGYHDRSQIPFYYWLADNFTVCDHWFSSVLGPTWPNRYYLHAASSGGKTDNTPYFTGGPATVWEKLKAAGKTAKNYAASGVGWYTGAFIGRLLQTNPVRPISEFFADARAGKLPHFSIIDPDFLSNDDHPSHDIRAGQAFAASIYKALAESPQWGQVLFVITYDENGGFFDHVPPPAATDERAEFQRLGFRVPAFVIGPTVRRGHLETGVLEHVSVLSTVKTRFGIAPLNQRMAVTRDLSSCIDPAFYKAPQAPPPGMPTIVMARPAAPGLGAGVGVSSQPELEAMVTRGEIPASMLVDRRPPRERYATWLAEAEALGVVRLE
- a CDS encoding MAPEG family protein, with translation MAIPTVTALYGALNALLNIALANQVSSGRRRERIGVGTGESRDLLLAVRIHANNAEFVPLALVMLLLAELCGGGSLGLHVAGGALLVSRVAHALGMPRPAPNALRFFGTAGTWGMIVGMSCWVLWLRTRG
- a CDS encoding TolC family protein — its product is MDPTSPRRVCAALVATFVLTFTAPPAWAEGGLAPVTREGLLAELARSHPEVQAAEQRAVALERGAQAQGSLPAPAVMAQLWSVPLARPYALGDANMLMLGVEQGFPAPGSLGAKERAATLRSTGERANGAEVARQRRRELDHAFADYVESTSRHRVHGEHRALAERTLALARARHAGGGSLVDVAQAEVELARMLADVVTDGTRVAAGRGRINALLGRPTLGPLGPPLIVEAETSAWDAKTALEKAKAYRPVLRATAAQRAALAEDARAAKIEATVPSFKVAALYFAPVGEGRHGYGFNAGMSLPWLWGEASARRDAAREAARAGEREVAGAIRPVEAEVATAEATVRAAALRLVALRERAVPASRRALDVARAGYEAGRADALAMLYAERVVVDVETSLVEARATLDHALAELDAAVGAAVPRRRLVGAPADSGDGGASHVR